TGGAGCAATTCCTGAAACTTTTGGAATGAAGAAATTCAAACCAGACCGCTCATCTTTTCCTGATTTTGATGATAAAGGATGGAAAGGAAGATTCTCAAAACATGTGTTTGGAACAAAATCAAAGCGCTCAAAAATTATTTCAGAAATACTTGAAAATGGTTATTCTTCTTTCCAAAAAACACTCGATAATGTATCTGAAAACATTGGAGTAAAAATTGATCCGAATGTAACCATGGATATTCACAGAATCTTTAGATTGCCAGGATCTATTAACAGCAAAAGTGGTCTTACAAAAATTCTTTGTAAAGATATATCAAAATTTGATCCATACATAGATGCATCTTTTCTAAGTGATGAAACTGTAGAAGTTTTAGCAAATTTTCCAATAGAATTCAAACTGAAAAATAAAAAATTTGGGCCATACAACAATGAAAAAATAACAATTCCAATCTTTGCAGCAGTCTATATGATTTGTAAAAAATTGGCACGAATTGCTTAATTTTGCTGGTAAGACATTAATTTACCAAATCATAAGAAAATTTGATTTTGTATAGCGCCTCTACTGATAAGCAAGCTCCCCCTCCTGATGCTGGAAAATTCATCAGATTAGGCATTGTAGTCATTATTGGCATAGTAATTTTTGCCATGGTTGGAAATCAGGCAGTAATTTTATCAATGAATTTTACCGAATTTGGTGATCAATTCAGTAAACCTCTCTATTACACACTTGTCTCTACAATAATTCTATCTGCAATTGCACTTGTTCGTGTAAATATTTCTGCAAGATCTTCGATTTTCTGGTATGCCATTAGAACAGCAATTGGATTTATTGGAAGTGGAGGGCAGCAATCAATCTCAAATAATATTTCACATTTTAAAGAATACAACCTATCACCTATACAATTTGTAATTTGGCAAATTACCAAAATTTTACTTTTTGGCGCATTCTTTGCAAATATCATGTTTGGATTTGCATCTGTATCATTTATCGATGGTAATTATTTGGGTGTTGAAAATCTACCAAAACTATTTTCTTTACCATTTGTAACTCCTGAAAATAATCCAAATTTTGCAGCTGAAAATGTTGTTCCAATGATTCCAGCATTAGTAATTCTGATTCCTCCATTACTTGCAGCAATTGGATTGCGTCTAGTTTTGTATGTTGGAATTCATCGAATAATCGATGTAATTACCTCATTTTTACATGATTCTAATGATGGCAAGCCAAGATATCTAAACTATGTTTCAACAATTGAAGGGATAATAGGAATTGGAATAATTTGGGCAGGATTTAATCTCTTCTTTACTGACCAAATTGATTATAATACAAGATATGTGATTGGTGGAACACTTCTCATAGGTTTTGCACTAATTGCATTCTCAGTAGTTGATAGAATTAGAGCACGTGTTCTGACTCATATGTTTAAAAGAGATGTTTACATTAGAATTCTAAGTATAATTGCAATTGCAATTATTGTTGCAGGTGTAGTTTCTGTTAACAACAGTATAGCTGATGCAAAAAAGATTGAATTTTTGGGTCCATATACAGCTCAACAGATTGGAGTAAATCGATATCTTGGTGAATTAAATAATGTACAAGAAAATATTCATGATGTTCGACTAACATCTGTTTCTGCAAATAATATCAAAAATTATGTAAATCAACATAGTGATGTACTTGATGTCATTCGAGTCTGGGATTGGGAAGCAGCTTTTGCTAAATTAAAGCCCGAGATTGGTCTTATTCCATATGTAGACTTTGAAGACAATGATATTCTCCGCTTTAACAATACTCTTTATTGGACTGCTTCAATGAAACCAATTTTACCAACTTCCGTTAGCCTTGAAAATAGATGGTATAACGAACATCTTGTTTATACGCACGTTCCAAATGGATTCTTAACACTTGAAGCAACAGATGGTCAAATTGTTGATAGTGGTGAATTTTTCAAACAAAGAGAGATTTACTATGGTGAAGGTGGATTATTTGAGCAAACTTGGTCTGGTTATCCAAATTCAAGAGGGTCTGCTAGTGCAGAATTAGGGGGAGTGTCTTATTCAGGAATAGGTGGATTGGATGTTTCACCACCACTAAGTTGGATATTTGAGCCAAACTTTTTACTCTCATTTCCAGCAGAGTCAGTTCACATCATGAGATACAAAGATGTACATGATAGAATGGAAACATTATACCCCTACTTCCTTTATGATTTATTTGGAAAAGAACTAGATTCACTTCCTGTTACTGATGGTACAAACTCTTACTGGCTAATTCCATTAATTATTGGATTTGATACTTTTGATGTTCCATGGTCTGTTGGAAATCCATACTTACGTTTAGTAGGTTATGCGCTAGTAGATACTTACAATGGTGATATCCAATTACTAAAGACTGGAGATGATTTCTTTTCAGAGATGTTTGCCAGTCAGTATTCTGAACAATTCAAACCAATGCCAGAATGGCTAGAAGAACAAATCCGATATCCGGTCGAATTATTTAATTGGAAGACCGAGATGTATAACATTTATCACGTAACCAATGTTGAGACATTTATTCAGGCCAATGAATTTTATGAGATCCCACGTGGTCTTGATACATATTATGTTGAAGCCAAACCGCCAGGCTTTGCACAAACTGAATTTTTAGGATTACTTTCATTGGAATTAAGAGGTTCTCAAGGAAGAAACCTTGCAGGATATATGGTAGTTGAAAATGATCTAACAAATCTAGGAAACTTGCAATTCTATGAAGTTCCATTAAACTCTACAACCAAATTAATTGGTCCTACTGCAGTTAGAGAAGCACTAGACAGAGACCCAGAGTTTGCTCAACTAAAGACACTTTTAAGAAATCCAAGAATTGGTGATAATATTTTGTATCGTGTAGGTGATCATGATATTTACTTTATTCCGGTGTATACTGCAGGAGCTGGTGGTGTAGTTGCACAACTAGGTACCATTGCTGCAGTAGGTGCTGCATTTAATGGGGAATACTTTGTTGGATTGGGTGAAACCCAAGAAAAAGCATTTGAAGCATACTTGAAGAAAGTTTCTGGAGTTGCACCAACTGTCACAACTGCAGATGACAATTATGTTGAATTAGTTAGAAGTGATAGAATTAGTATAATAAAATCAGTATTTGAAGAAAATAACATTACTGTATCTGAACCAACATCAATTCAGATCCCATTATCATTTAATGAAGGTGAACTATTCTTCTTTACTGAAGGTGATCGTAAAAACACTGAAGAGTTTCTCAATGAATTCATTGATGACTTTGTAAAACCACGCAGTGATAGAGTCTTCATGTGGCAAGAAGAAAACAATCTCAATATTGGAACAATATTTGTCAAAGATGGAATTTCTGAGATACATTATGTCTCAATTGAGGTAGGCAACTAATTGCTCTTAGTTGTTGATAATGGGTCTATCTTTACAAAAAATTTAAGTGATTTTTTAACTAAAAAAAATCTTTTATTTGAAAAACAAACTCCTCAACTTCTTAACCTGGACTTGCTTTCTAATTATGATTCTTTTATTTTATCTGGAAGAAGAAAAAATGAAAAAAAGATTAACGAAATAAATTCTAAAATTATTAATCATTCAATAAAAAATAATGTCAAATTACTTGGAATTTGTTATGGTGCGGAAATCTTAGCTCTTACCTTAGGTGGTACAATTAGAAAGATTCCATTACCTCAAAAAGGAAATGAAACAATCAAAATATTCAAAGATAATCCAATCTGTGGTGGATCTCTGCAAGTTTTTGAAAGTCATGGATTTGAAATATCTTGCTTACCTCCCGTTTTAGTTCCTCTTGCAGAATCAAATAATTGTAAATATGAAATTATTCAATATGATAAAAAGTCAATTTTTGGAACCCAATTTCATCCGGAGATGACTGAGGATGGTAATGATTTAATTGAAAAATTCTGTAAACTCTGATTGATTTTAATAACTCTCAAAATTTCTTTAATTTATGGAACAAGATGAACATGAATTACTTTTACCTCTTGTTGAAGAAGAAAATATTTGTCTTCCATTACCCATCAACGTTGTATCAAAATATTGGAACATTGAATTACCAATGTCAGAAGCTATAGAGACTGCAAAAAAATATTCGGGATTTAGTGGTAGTATACTTATTGAAGGAATAGAATCAGCAGAAAGACATGGTCTAGCATGTAAGCTAGTAAATTCATCTTTATCAGAATTGAAAAAAATTATTGATTCTGGAATACCGCCAATTGTTATTCTTCCAGGGATTCCAGAAATCACTCAACATGCATCTATCATTACTGGTTATGATGATAAAGAAAAAACAATTCTCCATTATGTTCAGAAAGGTAATCAAGAAGGGGAACAACAGGAAGGAGCAATACCTGAAGATATTTTTGATAAAGAATGGACTGAAGAGGGAAGATTATTGATACTGTTAGCTCCATCTGATGTTTTGTCTTCTTTAAAACTTGAAAATGATTATACTGACAAATCTAATCGATTATGTCTTATATCTGAGCGACAAAATATTCTCAAAAACTCTTCTGATGCACTTGAATCATTAAAACAAGCCTTAGAAATTCATCCAGATAATTCTACTGCTTTACATCAATTGGGTTCTATAATGAATGAACAAAATTCTCCTGAATGTGTAAATTTGTATGGAAAATGTTTAGACATCAATAAAAGATCATATTTGACTTATAACGGCTTAGGAAATTTTTATCTTAAAACAAATCAATTTGAAAAAGCAGAAAAATATTACTCAAAGGCTATTGAAATTAATCCAAAAAGATCTGCTAAAATTTACAAAAACAGAGCGTATCTAAGAGAAAAACAAAACAAAAATTCTGAAGCAAAAGATGATCTTAAAAATTATTTAAAATATTATCCAAAAGCTCCTGATAGAGGTATTATTGAGCAAGCAATAAGAGAGCTATAATGCGGAGTGCGGGATTTGAACCCGCGGCCTTCAGCTTGGGAAGCTGACGTCATACCAGACTAAACTAACTCCGCTTAGAAGAGATTGATTAACTATGATTAAATATCTTAATTAGAAAACTAATACATGGATGCAAGATGTCCTGAATGTGAAAAAGTTGCCATCTTAGATGATGATATTACCAATGTAAAATGCCCTCATTGTAACTTTGAAGCAGACTACGATTCATATCTTGAAATCATGAAAGATCAGGCAATCAATATGGCAACAGACTATATTCCAGATCGATCAGGAATGTAATTACCAATAACTTCCTTTATCAGAACAATCTAAGTGTGCCCCACAATTGGGACAAAACATGTGACATGCTTGCATATCGACCATAATTTTATCACACCTTGGACATCTAATGTCTTCCCCCATTACCTATCTTAGTGAATCTTGATTTAAAAATAATGTCCAAAGGTTAATTAGTCGTTCAACTTTTTTTTGGAATAATTGACAAACTTCAAACTTACAATTTCAGATATTAAAGGAAAGTCAGTTTCAAAGGAACTCAAAGATAGTGATGCTAATCCTTTGTTAGGTTTACAACTTGGAAATGAAACAGATGCCTCAATTGTTGGACTATCTGGAAAATTAAAACTTACTGGAGGAAGTGACAAATCTGGAGTTCCTATGAGAAATGATGTTCACGGTTCTGCAAGAAAAAAAGTTCTTCTTTCTAAAGGAGTAGGTCTACAAGATGCAGAGACTGGACAAAGAAAGAGAAAACTAATGCGTGGAAATACAGTATCTGAAGAAATCTATCAAGTAAATTGTAAATTTGATGGAGAATTACCAGTTGAAGCACCTGCTGAAGATGCAGCAGAAAAAACTGAAGATAAAAAAGAATAACTTAACATATACCGATTCTACATTTTGAGTCATGCATTGGAGAGAGACACTTCCTGATTGGTATATCAAAAAATATGGTTATCAACCATGTGTAAACATTGGGACTGCAGGTCATGTAGATCATGGAAAAACTACTCTAATTCAAGCATTAACTGGTTCTTGGACAAGTGTTCATAGTCAAGAATTAAAACGAGGAATTACAATTCGTGTAGGTTATTCTGATGCTGCATTTTACAAATGTAAAAGTTGTGAGGAACCTCTAGGATATTCCACAACTCCAAAATGTAATAATTGTGGAAAAGAAAGTGAATTATCTAGAGTTGTAAGTTTTGTGGATAGTCCTGGACACGAAAGTCTGATGGCAAATATGCTTTCAGGTTCTGCTTTAATGGATGGTGCTTTGTTATTAGTTGCTGCAAATGAAAAAGTTCCAAAACCCCAAACCAAAGAACATCTTTTGGCTCTTCAAACACTTGGCATACAACAAATTGTTGTGGTTCAAAACAAAGTTGATTTACTTCCCTACAAAGAAGTTTTGGCAAACTATCAAGATATTACAAAATTTGTTAAAGGAACTTTTGCTGCAAAATCACCAATAATTCCAATTTCTGCTCAATCTGGATTAAATATAGATGCGCTAATTGGTTCTATAGAATCTACAATTAAAACTCCAGAAAGAGATGAAAAGAAGGATACTGTAATGCATGTTTTACGTTCGTTTGATGTAAACAAACCTGGTATAAAATTAAAAGATATCAAAGGAGGTGTAATTGGCGGCAGTCTAACCCAAGGCGTTTTTAAAATTGGAGATGAAATTGAGATTAAACCTGGCATCATAAATGAGAAAAAAAAGTCATACGAACCCTTACTAACAGAAATTACATCATTAGGTACTGCTGCAGGAATTGTTGAATCTGTCAAACCTGGTGGGCTAGTTGCCATAGGAACAAAATTAGATCCTTCTATGACTAGGAGTGATTCATTTATTGGTTCAGTAATTGGAAAACCCGATACTCTTCCTGACAATTCTACAGAATTAAAACTTGAAGTAAATCTGTTTGATGTTGCAGTAGGAATTACTGAGGATACCAAAGTACAGCCAATTCAATCAGGAGAACTACTTAGACTCAATATTGGAACTGCTCCTATATTAGGTAAGGTTACTAAAATAAAATCAAAAAATGTTGAGATCGAACTCAGAAGGCCTGCTTGCATCTTTGAAGGTGGTAATGTAGCAATAAGTAGAAGAATTGATGAAAGATGGAGACTAATTGGTGCCGGAATAATTGGTTGAAGTAATCTGTGATACTAATTTTTTAATCCATTTGGCAACTAAACGAATCAAAAATATTGATAACCTTGATGTTGAGATAGGATCCATTTCTTTTGTTGTACCAGAAGTGGTAATAACAGAGTTAAAAAAATTACAAAAAATATCTGAAAAAAAACAAGATATCATGAGAACTATAAACTTTATAAAAAATCTGAAAATAATTCCAATTTGTGGAAATTTTGCTGATAAAGAATTATTGGATTTTGTAAAGGATAATCACTCTTTTATTGGAACCATGGATAAAGAATTAAAAAAACAGATCAAACAAGCTGGAAGTTCTATAATCTCATTATCAAATGACAAAATTGTCTTGGAATCTTAGAAAAATTTAACTTTAAGACTTTTTTTAAATAATATTGATTGGTATGATTTTGAAGAGTACATCTTTTGAAAATGGAGGAACAATTCCAAGAAAATATGGGTACAAAAATGAAAATTTCAGTCCACCTTTAATAATTAGCCAAGTTCCAGCAGAAACAAAATCATTGGTATTGATCATGGATGATCCAGATGCAATAAAAGCAGTTGGAAAAGTATGGACACATTGGGTTTTGTGGAATATTCCTCCAAATATACAACAAATAGCAGAAAACTCTATTCCTATAAATTCAATTGAGGGAAAAACAGATTTTGATGAAATTGGCTATGGCGGACCAGCACCACCAGATAAAGAACATCTCTATATTTTCAAACTTTATGCATTGGATATAGATCTAAATTTAGATCAAAATTCAACAAAAGCAGATGTTGAAGAATCTATGAAGAATCATATTATTTCTGAAGCAAAACTTGAAGGAAAATATGCTCCATAATTGCACTTATTTAATGCAAGAAAAATCAATTTTTTAAAAAGAATAATAAACATAGAATAATGATCAAAAACATTGAATTCTAATTCTAGTATATTGCATATTGGAAAATTTGATCTAAAACTTAATCATCTTTTAATCATAGGAATTCTCTCATTATCTTTCTCAATTTCCTTTTTGATTAGATCACAACCTGCAGGATTTGGATGGGAACTAAATGAGTTTGATCCTTTTTTCAACTATAGAGCAACACAATATATGGTCGATAATGGATTCGATTCATATTTTCAATGGAATGATGAACTAAGTTGGTATCCTCATGGTCGTGATGTATCTCAAACTTCTCAAGTAATGTTGCATCTTACAGCAGCTACCACTTATTGGATTTTTGGTGCTGGTGGAAATCTTTATGATTTTACCATTTTGTTTCCAGTAGTTTTTGGATCTCTAACAACTATTCTTGTTTTTGCTCTAGTTAGAACCATTGGAGGAACAACTTCTGGATTATTCGCATCTTTACTTTTTTCTATCTCATTACCAATTATTATTCGTGGTCAAATTGGTTGGTTTAAATCTGAACCACTTGGTTTGTTTTTTAGCATATTAGCAATCTATCTTTTTTTAAGCGGAATAAATTCAAAAAATCATAAAATTGCAATTCCTAAGATGATTTTTTCTGGAATTTTTATTATATTTGGTCTATCTGCTTGGGGCGGAGATCAATTTTTCATTGTACCTCTAGGCATTTTTTTCTTAACACTACCTTTCTTACGAACAGATCATAAATTTTTGATTTGGATCATTCCCATATTTACAATATCTACTATTCTTACATCCCTAGCATTTGAAAGATTAGGAACAAATTTCATAGCTGGATTAGGAGGATTATCCTTAATCATAACTACTATTTTTTTGGTATCATGCATTCTTATTCAATATAAGAGTAGTGAACAATCTAAAAATAGAAATGGATTAATTTTTCTTGCAGCAATTCTCATAATTGGTTTTAGTACTATTTTAATAAATACTGATTCATCATTTCTTCCACTACCTAGTCACAGATACCTAAATGCAATTAATCCATTTTTGACAACTACTGACCCACTTGTAGATTCTGTTTCTGAACATGCAACAACTACAATTGGACAATCTTTTCTTTTTCATTCAATATTGATGATATTTGCAGGACTTGGAATATGGTTAATATTAAAAAATTCTAAAAAATATTATTTTATTAAAAATGAAATGATTTCTTTTGCATTAATTATTGGTTTAATTGGAGTTTATATTAGTTCAGCATTTGTAAGATTAGAAGTATTTGCATCATTGTCAATAATCATACTTTCTTCTTTAGGATTGGCCATATTATTAAAAGAATTATTCTCAAACAAAATAGAAATTAAAAAAATTAGAAATCTTGCAATAAAATCCTCTTTTGTAATTGGAATAGTATTACTGCTAACTATTCCATTATTTTATCCTGTTAGTGGAAATGTTTTCTCAGCATCTAACAATCCTCCCACCATTATGAATGGTGGAAGTCCCTATAGAATCAGCACTACTGATTGGATTGATACTATGGATTGGATTAAAAATAATACACCTAAGGATTCAGTTATAGCTGCTTGGTGGGATTATGGATATTGGATTCAAACTAAAGCAGAACGAGCCTCTCTTGCAGATAATTCTACTTTGGCTGATCAAATAATTAAAGGAATAGCAAAAATTTTTCTAAGTTCTCCAGATGAAGGAAGAGAAATGCTACTTGAAATGCAAGCAGACTATATTCTTGTTTTTGTTGCTGGTCAAAGATTAAATATTGATAATGGTGATCAATCCATTTTTACATTACAAGGAGGTGGTGATGAATCAAAGAAAATATGGTTTATGAGAATAGCTAATGAACCATTAGACAAATATCTTTATTCTGATGGGCTTAGTGGAACTAACTATTTCTGGAATGAGACATTACTGGGTCAAATGATTCCTTTCACTCCTTTAGCATATGTTGATTTAAACGCTAATCAGCAATCTCAAACATATCAACCTGGATTTACTGGCATATATACACAAGATATTAAATTTCCAAAAGATGGTGATGGCCCTTTACGATTAGTTTACTCTTCGCCAAGTTTTGATGTTGACAAAGGAGGATACGTAATTGGAGTGTTTGTTTATGAGATCAATAAAGACTACATACCATTAAATTAAATTAAATTCCTAATTGTATCTTTCAGCGAGTCGATATCTCATGTATTTATCATCTGGTGAAAATTTTGCTGGATGTGCAGATATTGTTTCTTCATTACATTTTGGACATTTATCTTTTAAAGTATATTGATTACATTTGATACATTTTCTTAATTGAAACTTCATTTTAATTTTCTCTTGTTTTCTTAGACTCTTCTCTAGTAAATTTGAATGAACCTTTTTTCTTTTCTATATTGGTTTGAATTTCTTCAATAATTGGCTTTAATGATTTTTCTGCAGTTTTAAAATTCTCTGAAGTTATTGACAATCTATACTTTGGTGCTCCCAAATAAGTAATATCTATAGTAGGATCTTTTTTGATAACACCCAATAACACTTTTTTAATAATTTCAACTCCATCTGATTTATTACTTGTAATCTCCATAATTCCTCTAATTTCAACTGATGGAAGTTTAATTTTGGAA
This genomic window from Nitrosopumilus ureiphilus contains:
- a CDS encoding S6e family ribosomal protein, with the protein product MTNFKLTISDIKGKSVSKELKDSDANPLLGLQLGNETDASIVGLSGKLKLTGGSDKSGVPMRNDVHGSARKKVLLSKGVGLQDAETGQRKRKLMRGNTVSEEIYQVNCKFDGELPVEAPAEDAAEKTEDKKE
- a CDS encoding zinc-domain-containing protein — protein: MDARCPECEKVAILDDDITNVKCPHCNFEADYDSYLEIMKDQAINMATDYIPDRSGM
- a CDS encoding PIN domain-containing protein, with translation MVEVICDTNFLIHLATKRIKNIDNLDVEIGSISFVVPEVVITELKKLQKISEKKQDIMRTINFIKNLKIIPICGNFADKELLDFVKDNHSFIGTMDKELKKQIKQAGSSIISLSNDKIVLES
- a CDS encoding RNA-protein complex protein Nop10, which gives rise to MKFQLRKCIKCNQYTLKDKCPKCNEETISAHPAKFSPDDKYMRYRLAERYN
- a CDS encoding tetratricopeptide repeat protein, giving the protein MEQDEHELLLPLVEEENICLPLPINVVSKYWNIELPMSEAIETAKKYSGFSGSILIEGIESAERHGLACKLVNSSLSELKKIIDSGIPPIVILPGIPEITQHASIITGYDDKEKTILHYVQKGNQEGEQQEGAIPEDIFDKEWTEEGRLLILLAPSDVLSSLKLENDYTDKSNRLCLISERQNILKNSSDALESLKQALEIHPDNSTALHQLGSIMNEQNSPECVNLYGKCLDINKRSYLTYNGLGNFYLKTNQFEKAEKYYSKAIEINPKRSAKIYKNRAYLREKQNKNSEAKDDLKNYLKYYPKAPDRGIIEQAIREL
- a CDS encoding UPF0182 family protein, translated to MYSASTDKQAPPPDAGKFIRLGIVVIIGIVIFAMVGNQAVILSMNFTEFGDQFSKPLYYTLVSTIILSAIALVRVNISARSSIFWYAIRTAIGFIGSGGQQSISNNISHFKEYNLSPIQFVIWQITKILLFGAFFANIMFGFASVSFIDGNYLGVENLPKLFSLPFVTPENNPNFAAENVVPMIPALVILIPPLLAAIGLRLVLYVGIHRIIDVITSFLHDSNDGKPRYLNYVSTIEGIIGIGIIWAGFNLFFTDQIDYNTRYVIGGTLLIGFALIAFSVVDRIRARVLTHMFKRDVYIRILSIIAIAIIVAGVVSVNNSIADAKKIEFLGPYTAQQIGVNRYLGELNNVQENIHDVRLTSVSANNIKNYVNQHSDVLDVIRVWDWEAAFAKLKPEIGLIPYVDFEDNDILRFNNTLYWTASMKPILPTSVSLENRWYNEHLVYTHVPNGFLTLEATDGQIVDSGEFFKQREIYYGEGGLFEQTWSGYPNSRGSASAELGGVSYSGIGGLDVSPPLSWIFEPNFLLSFPAESVHIMRYKDVHDRMETLYPYFLYDLFGKELDSLPVTDGTNSYWLIPLIIGFDTFDVPWSVGNPYLRLVGYALVDTYNGDIQLLKTGDDFFSEMFASQYSEQFKPMPEWLEEQIRYPVELFNWKTEMYNIYHVTNVETFIQANEFYEIPRGLDTYYVEAKPPGFAQTEFLGLLSLELRGSQGRNLAGYMVVENDLTNLGNLQFYEVPLNSTTKLIGPTAVREALDRDPEFAQLKTLLRNPRIGDNILYRVGDHDIYFIPVYTAGAGGVVAQLGTIAAVGAAFNGEYFVGLGETQEKAFEAYLKKVSGVAPTVTTADDNYVELVRSDRISIIKSVFEENNITVSEPTSIQIPLSFNEGELFFFTEGDRKNTEEFLNEFIDDFVKPRSDRVFMWQEENNLNIGTIFVKDGISEIHYVSIEVGN
- a CDS encoding YbhB/YbcL family Raf kinase inhibitor-like protein, with translation MILKSTSFENGGTIPRKYGYKNENFSPPLIISQVPAETKSLVLIMDDPDAIKAVGKVWTHWVLWNIPPNIQQIAENSIPINSIEGKTDFDEIGYGGPAPPDKEHLYIFKLYALDIDLNLDQNSTKADVEESMKNHIISEAKLEGKYAP
- a CDS encoding translation initiation factor IF-2 subunit gamma, with protein sequence MHWRETLPDWYIKKYGYQPCVNIGTAGHVDHGKTTLIQALTGSWTSVHSQELKRGITIRVGYSDAAFYKCKSCEEPLGYSTTPKCNNCGKESELSRVVSFVDSPGHESLMANMLSGSALMDGALLLVAANEKVPKPQTKEHLLALQTLGIQQIVVVQNKVDLLPYKEVLANYQDITKFVKGTFAAKSPIIPISAQSGLNIDALIGSIESTIKTPERDEKKDTVMHVLRSFDVNKPGIKLKDIKGGVIGGSLTQGVFKIGDEIEIKPGIINEKKKSYEPLLTEITSLGTAAGIVESVKPGGLVAIGTKLDPSMTRSDSFIGSVIGKPDTLPDNSTELKLEVNLFDVAVGITEDTKVQPIQSGELLRLNIGTAPILGKVTKIKSKNVEIELRRPACIFEGGNVAISRRIDERWRLIGAGIIG
- a CDS encoding STT3 domain-containing protein, encoding MNSNSSILHIGKFDLKLNHLLIIGILSLSFSISFLIRSQPAGFGWELNEFDPFFNYRATQYMVDNGFDSYFQWNDELSWYPHGRDVSQTSQVMLHLTAATTYWIFGAGGNLYDFTILFPVVFGSLTTILVFALVRTIGGTTSGLFASLLFSISLPIIIRGQIGWFKSEPLGLFFSILAIYLFLSGINSKNHKIAIPKMIFSGIFIIFGLSAWGGDQFFIVPLGIFFLTLPFLRTDHKFLIWIIPIFTISTILTSLAFERLGTNFIAGLGGLSLIITTIFLVSCILIQYKSSEQSKNRNGLIFLAAILIIGFSTILINTDSSFLPLPSHRYLNAINPFLTTTDPLVDSVSEHATTTIGQSFLFHSILMIFAGLGIWLILKNSKKYYFIKNEMISFALIIGLIGVYISSAFVRLEVFASLSIIILSSLGLAILLKELFSNKIEIKKIRNLAIKSSFVIGIVLLLTIPLFYPVSGNVFSASNNPPTIMNGGSPYRISTTDWIDTMDWIKNNTPKDSVIAAWWDYGYWIQTKAERASLADNSTLADQIIKGIAKIFLSSPDEGREMLLEMQADYILVFVAGQRLNIDNGDQSIFTLQGGGDESKKIWFMRIANEPLDKYLYSDGLSGTNYFWNETLLGQMIPFTPLAYVDLNANQQSQTYQPGFTGIYTQDIKFPKDGDGPLRLVYSSPSFDVDKGGYVIGVFVYEINKDYIPLN
- a CDS encoding type 1 glutamine amidotransferase, with the translated sequence MLLVVDNGSIFTKNLSDFLTKKNLLFEKQTPQLLNLDLLSNYDSFILSGRRKNEKKINEINSKIINHSIKNNVKLLGICYGAEILALTLGGTIRKIPLPQKGNETIKIFKDNPICGGSLQVFESHGFEISCLPPVLVPLAESNNCKYEIIQYDKKSIFGTQFHPEMTEDGNDLIEKFCKL